In a single window of the Pandoraea pulmonicola genome:
- a CDS encoding LysR family transcriptional regulator, with product MDDLRRIDMNLLLTLHALLAERHVSRAAVRLHRSQPAVSHALAQLREIFDDPLLVRRDGGLALTARALELERPLEDALDQLRGLLHAPAFDARRARRTFRVALSDYGARVALPALTRRLRERAPGVDLAASQASREAMLTQLLDGEIDLALGVFHDLPAELQAHTLFEETFICVADRTTLPARGVLSMSAWVARPHVLVAMRPGADNEIDQALAAHGHTRRVAVTLPHWNIATALIAGTDLILTVAERATAHLRHDRQLRRFAAPFPIPPFAFQAVWHTRRDVDPAHRWLREQIAEVCACGE from the coding sequence ATGGATGATCTTCGCCGCATCGACATGAACCTGTTGCTCACGCTGCACGCATTGCTGGCGGAGCGTCACGTATCACGCGCGGCGGTGCGTCTGCATCGCAGCCAACCGGCGGTCAGTCATGCGCTGGCCCAGTTGCGCGAGATCTTCGACGACCCCTTGCTCGTGCGACGCGATGGCGGGCTGGCGCTCACGGCGCGCGCGCTCGAATTGGAACGTCCGCTGGAAGATGCGCTCGACCAGTTGCGGGGGCTGCTCCACGCCCCGGCGTTCGACGCGCGGCGCGCGCGACGCACGTTCCGCGTGGCGCTGTCCGATTACGGAGCTCGCGTAGCGCTCCCCGCACTGACGCGTCGCTTGCGCGAGCGCGCGCCGGGCGTGGATCTCGCGGCCTCGCAGGCGAGCCGGGAGGCGATGCTCACGCAATTGCTCGACGGCGAAATCGACCTCGCGCTCGGCGTGTTCCACGACCTGCCGGCCGAGCTGCAGGCGCATACGTTGTTCGAAGAAACGTTCATCTGTGTGGCCGACCGGACGACGTTGCCTGCCCGGGGCGTCCTGTCGATGTCGGCCTGGGTGGCCCGTCCCCACGTGCTCGTGGCGATGCGCCCCGGGGCTGACAACGAGATCGATCAGGCGCTCGCCGCGCACGGCCACACGCGACGCGTGGCCGTCACCCTGCCGCACTGGAACATCGCCACGGCGTTGATCGCGGGCACCGACCTGATCCTCACCGTGGCCGAACGCGCGACGGCGCATCTGCGTCACGATCGCCAGTTGCGCCGCTTCGCCGCACCGTTTCCGATCCCGCCATTCGCGTTCCAGGCGGTGTGGCACACGCGGCGCGACGTCGATCCCGCCCATCGCTGGCTGCGCGAGCAGATTGCCGAAGTGTGCGCGTGCGGAGAGTGA
- a CDS encoding DMT family transporter: MNASITPQLPASVLLPLAVAVLAGAVVPFQAGGNAALGRALGHPLWATVASLLVSLVVVLPVLVGMRAGAPDLGAAVRGPWWLWIGGIAGVIYITAALLLTPRLGAANFIVCVVAGQVVASLVIDHFGLMGLGVKPANVMRIAGVALIVAGMLVVQWGTRSSAAGVAAAKVVGG; this comes from the coding sequence ATGAATGCTTCCATCACGCCTCAATTGCCTGCGTCGGTGCTGTTGCCGTTGGCCGTCGCCGTGCTCGCCGGGGCCGTTGTTCCGTTTCAGGCTGGCGGCAACGCGGCCCTGGGGCGCGCCCTCGGTCATCCGCTCTGGGCGACGGTTGCGTCATTGCTCGTCAGCCTTGTCGTGGTGCTGCCGGTACTCGTCGGCATGCGGGCAGGCGCGCCGGATCTGGGGGCTGCGGTACGCGGTCCTTGGTGGCTCTGGATCGGCGGCATCGCGGGCGTGATTTACATCACCGCCGCGTTGTTGCTCACGCCCCGCCTGGGGGCCGCCAACTTCATCGTGTGCGTGGTGGCCGGCCAGGTCGTGGCGTCGCTCGTCATCGATCACTTCGGATTGATGGGACTCGGCGTGAAGCCCGCGAACGTCATGCGCATCGCTGGTGTCGCACTGATCGTTGCCGGCATGCTGGTCGTGCAATGGGGCACGCGAAGCTCCGCCGCTGGCGTCGCCGCGGCCAAGGTCGTCGGCGGCTGA